AAGGCCAGCTAGTTTCGTTCCAGAAACCAGATTGACAGGGAGTTCGGAAGTTCTTGACAGGGGCCCAAAACGCAGAAAAACGGGCCCCGTTCCACGATGGAACGAGACCCGCTTTTGTCGCGAGTTGATTTTTACTCGGCGGCTTCCTCGGCCGGAGCCTCCTCGGACTCGGCGGACTCGGCAGCCTCAGCCTCAGCGGCGGCGGCAGCCTCGGCCTCAGCCTTGGCAGCGGCCTCCTCCTTGGCCTTGCGGCGCTTCTCGGTGATGGCCTCTGCGGTCGGGCCCTCGTTGGCCTCGGCCAGAGCCTGGTTGAACAGCTCGAGCTTGGACGGCTTCGGCTCGGCAACCTTCAGGGTGCCCTCGGCGCCGTCGAGGCCCTTGAACTTCTGCCAGTCGCCGGTCACCTTCAGCAGCGCGAGAACCGGCTCGGTCGGCTGTGCGCCGACGCCCAGCCAGTACTGAGCGCGCTCGGAGTCGATCTTGATGAGGGACGGCTCCTGCTTGGGCTCGTAGATGCCGATGTTCTCGATGACCTTGCCGTCGCGGCGGGTGCGGGAGTCGGCGATGACCACGCGGTAGTGCGGGGTGCGGATCTTGCCGAGGCGCTGGAGCTTGATCTTAACAGCCATGTTAAAAACCTTCTGTGGGTCACTGGGCAGTTCGGACGCCCCCGCAGGGCGCGGAGGCCGGTTCAACCCTTGGATTTCACTGCGTGTGACTCGACCGTTCGACCGTGGTCGATGAGCGGTATGACGCAGCTTGGACTTCGGTGGGCACAGGTGCCCAACCTCGCCAACTATACACACTGTTTCCGCGGGCTCCAAAAAATTTTCGCTTGTCGACGGCTAAAGCAGGCGGCCTGTGGATAACTCGTGGTGACGTGTCAACGAAAAGTGGGGTTATCCACAGGCACACTCGGCTACGGTCGCGCGCGCAGCGGAGTGTTTGTAGCGTGAGGCTCATGGATCCGATCGACGCTTTCGCCGCCGCCTTCACCTACCCCGTCGCCCTCCTGCGCGCCGTGACAGGTGCCAACGTCGCCAGCCTGACAGCCCGCGGAATACCAGCCACCTACGCCCGCGAACTCACAGACCTCGCCCCCATCTACACCCGCGGCCCCCTCGCGGCCGCCCTCGAAGAAAACGGGCACGGCCTAGCCACCATCCAGATCATCGAAAAACTCGCCCGCCGCCTCCCCACCGGCGCACGCCACACCTTCCGGCTCACCCTTGCCCGCATGGCAGGCGACGTCGACCACATTCACGCAGCAGGCCGCGCCCTACTACCAGCCACCCCACCACCGAAAACCGGGGCTAGAATCACCAGACGCAAAAACCAGGTCTGGTCCGTAACATTCACCGGGCCCGCAGCCACCATCGCCCAGTTGTACGACCCGTTCAAACACACGAGAGACCCCGCAACCGCCCTCCGCGACACCATCACCCGTGGTGGGGTGAGCACCGTGCTGCGCCCCATCGTCGTCATCCCCCTTCACCACACCACGAAAGTGCTAGACGGCACCAAGGACGAAACCACCTTCTGCTGCAGCGACGGGGTCATCCGCACCAGCACCCACATAGCCAACATGGAGTTGGACGAAACCTGGAGGTTTGCACTCACCCACCCCGTAGCTGGCCCCGTCGACCTCGTACGCACCCAGCGGTTTGCCAACACCAAGCAGCGCATCCTCGCCACCGTCGACAATCCCACCTGCGCCTGGGACGGATGCACCACCCCCGCCGACGAATGCCATATCCACCACCTCGTTGCCTGGCAGCACGGCGGACACACCACAAGCAGCAACCTAGCCACCTGCTGCAACTACCACAACGGTGTCAACGACGACCATCCCAACGCCCCACCACGCTACGGGCACCTGACCAGACACAACGGAAAAGTCACCCGCGTCTACCACTAAACCCGCAGGCGAATCACGCCCCGCGGGCTACAGGCGCGCGCCTACTTCTTGCCCTGGCCGAAGTCCAGGTTGTTGAGGTCGATGTTCTCAAGCCCCTTCGGCATCTTCATGCCCGGCATGCCGCCCATGCCCTGCATCTGCTCCTGCATCTTCTGCAGCTCGGCCATGTTGGGCATACCGCCCATCCCCGGCATGCCGCCGCGCGCCTGACGGTTCTTCACCGGCTTGCGCTTGCCGTTCTTGCCCTTGCGCCCCTTCGGCTTCTTCTTCGTCGCCGAGCGGCTCATACCACCCATGCCCATCTGGCCGGCCATCTTGCCCATCATCTTCTTCGCCTCGAAGAAGCGCTCGACGAGCTGGTTGACCTCGGCCACCGACACGCCGGAGCCGTTGGCGATGCGCTTGCGGCGCGAGGCGTTGAGGATCTTCGGGTCCTCGCGCTCGGCGGGGGTCATACCGCGGATGATGGCCTGGATGCGGTCGAGCTGCTTCTCGTCGACCATGTCGGCGACCTGGTTCATCTGCTTGCCGCCGGGCAGCATCTTCAAGATGTTGCCGATCGGGCCCATGCGTCGGATCATGAGCATCTGGTTGAGGAAGTCCTCCAAGGTCAGCTCGCCGGTGCCCAGCTTCTGGGCCGTCTCGAGTGCCTGCTCCTGGTCGAGGGTCTTCTCCGCCTGCTCGATGAGCGTGAGCATGTCGCCCATGCCGAGGATGCGGCTGGACATGCGCTCCGGGTGGAAGACGTCGAAGTCCTCCAGCTTCTCGCCCGTGGAGGCGAACATGATCGGCTTGCCGGTCACCTCGCGGATCGACAGCGAGGCACCGCCGCGGGCGTCGCCGTCGAGCTTGGTGAGCACCACGCCCGTGAAGTCCACGCCGTCGCGGAAGGCCTGCGCGGTGTTGACAGCGTCCTGGCCGATCATCGCGTCGATGACGAACAGCACCTCGTCCGGGTTGATGGCGTCGCGGATGTTGCGCGCCTGCGTCATGAGCACCTCGTCGATGCCCAAACGGCCGGCGGTATCCACGATCACCACGTCGCGCTGCTGGCGGCGCGCCTCCTCGATGCCCGCGCGCGCCACGGCCACCGGGTCGCCGTGGGAGCTGCCCATCTCGTGCTCGAGCGAGTCGATGGACGTGCCGGGGTCCGGCGCGAACGTCGGCACGCCCGCGCGCTCGCCGACGATCTGCAGCTGCTGCACCGCGCCCGGGCGCTGCAGGTCGCAGGCCACCAGCATCGGCGTGTGGCCCTGCCCGGCCAGGTGCTTGGCCAGCTTTCCGGCCAGTGTCGTCTTACCGGCGCCCTGGAGGCCGGCGAGCATGATCACGGTCGGCGGGGTCTTCGCCAGGTTGAGGCGGCGGGTCTCCCCGCCCAGGATCTCGGTCAGCTCCTGGTCGACGATCTTGATGATCTGCTCGGCCGGGTTGAGCGCCTTCGACACCTCCGCGCCGAGCGCGCGCTCCTTGATCCGCTTGATAAACCCACGCACCACCGGCAGGGACACGTCGGCCTCGAGCAGCGCCAGACGGATCTCGCGAGCGACCGCGTTGATATCAGCCTCTGTGACCTTGCCCTTGGAACGCAGGCCAGACAGGGCTTGGCCGAGACGATCAGACAATGACTCAAACACGGGTGACTACTCCTTTAAGCGGTACGCGTCGAAAAGCGAAAGAACACATACATGCTACCGGTTGGCTAGTGCTTTGGTCACTTCCCGCTCCACGACGGCCCGGTCGAAGCCCGGCTCGAGCGCGCACTGCACGATCATGGTGGCGCCGGGGTTGGACATCCGCAGCCACCTCAGCGGCGGCAGCGCGCCGATCAGCGTGCCCAGCGCGCCGCGGCGGTCGGTGGTGCGCACCTCGAGCACGTCGCCGTCCCAGAAGGTCGCGGTCAGCGCGCCGGCGATCTCCGGCAGCGCGGAGAACACGCCCGACTTGTAGGTCTGGACGAGCTCGTTTTCGTCGTAGCCGGTGCCGAGCGTGTTGTACACGCGCATCGACAGCTCCACGTTTGCCGTGCTTTCCGACGCCTTGCTGGCGGCCTCGTGGACGACGAGCTCCGCGGAGTCGATGTTCCAGCCCTTGGCGGCCACGAGCGCGAACACGCGCACGCTCTCGCGCAGGTAGTCGCCGCGCCAGCCGAGCGTGGCGGTGGTCTCCGCCTCGGAGGTCATGGCGCGGGACTGGTCGACGTCGAGGGTGAGCGCGCCGCGGGTTTTAACCGTGGGCGGTGCGGGCACGATGCGCGAAAGCCGCTCCCGGGCCCTAGTGCTGAGCGTGCGCAGGCCCGCGCGCAGGGCCGAACTGAACACGCCGGGGCCGGTGCCGGTGGAGTCGGCCTCGACGAGCGCCTCCATGAGGTCGACGGCGAGGTAGTCGTAGCCGAGCGCCTCGAGCACGGCGTGGAGCGCCTCGTCGGAGGTGGGGTCCATCGTGGTGGCGATCTGCGGGATGCGGGTGTGCTGGGCGACCAGCGTCTCCACGACGCGGGCGTCCTGGGGGCTTAACCCCAGCCGGTCTGCGGCGGCGCGGACGAACTCGGCGCCGACCTCCTCGTGGGGGCGGTCGTAGCCCTTGCCGATGTCGTGGTAGAGCGCGGCGAGGTAGAGCAGGTCGGGCCGGGGCACGCTCACGCCCTGGGCGGCGCAGTTGCCCACGACGACGAGCGAGTGGCGGTCGATGGTGTGGACATGGATGGGCTCGCGCGGCATGAGGCCGCGGATGTGCTCCCACTCGGGCACGAGCCCGGTCCACAGGCCGTACTCGTCGAGCTTTTCCACCACCCGGGAGGTGTTCTCCGGGGAGCTGAGCACGGTGAAGAAGTCGCTGGCCACGACCGGCGTGAACCGTTCCGGCAGCGGCGGCACGGTTTGCAGGCGCTGCCAGGTGGCCTCGGTGACGGGCAGGCCGGTGCGCGCGGCGGCGGCCGCGACGCGCAGGACGAGGCCGGGGTCGGTGAGGTCGGGCCTGCGGGAGAGGGTGATCTCGCCGTCGACGTCGACGACGTCGGCGTCGATCGGGCGGCGCACGGTGCGGCGAATGCCGGTGCGCCTGGGCAGCATGTTGCGGGCGAGGTTGAGCGACTCGGTCAGGGCGTCGTCGATCTTCTTCGAAGCCTGCGCCAGCGCGCGGGAGAGCTCGTAGCGGTCCTCGAAGCCGAGGTCGAGCGCGACGTCGACCGCGAACTCGGGGTCGAGCACGTCGCGGGCGCGGCCGGCGTGGACGTGCAGCAGGGTGCGCGCGTCCAGCAGGAGGCGGCGCTCCTCGTCGAGCTGGGCGCGGTTGCAGAGGTTCGCCAGGGCAAGGGCGTTGATGAGGTCGAGGTCGCGCAGGCCGCCGCGGCCGTGCTTCAGGTCGGGCCGGGTCATCGTGACCACGGAGCCGGAGCGGCGCCAGCGGGCGATGGCGGTGTCGACGACGTCGTTGAAGTTCTTCTTCACCTCGCGGCGCCAGGTGTCGAGCACCTTGCGTCGGGCCTCGGCGGTCAGCTCCTCGTTGCCCGCGATGTGGGTGAGGTCGAGGAGCGCCAGGGCCGCGGTGGAGTCGGCGGAGATCATGCCCGCGCATTCGTCGGGGGTGCGCACGGAATAGTCAAGCCGCATCTTGGCGTCCCAGATGGGGTACCAGACCTCGTCGACGTCGCTGGGGGTGTCGCCGGGGGTGTGGATGAGGACCAGGTCGAGGTCGGACTTCGGGGTCATCTCCCCGCGGGCGAGCGAACCGGTCGCGGCGAGCGCGGTGCCGGGCGGTAAGACGAGAGAACCCAGCAGGGACAGGGCCTTTTCGTTGGCTTCCGTCCGCAGCTGGGTGGGGTCGAACGTGGGGTTCACGACTAACTAACTGCCTTAGATGGCGTCTGTGCCGCGCTCGCCGGTGCGTACTCGGATGAGCTCCTCGACGGGGGTGACCCAGACCTTGCCGTCGCCGATCTTGCCGGTGTGGGCGGTGTCGACGATGGCGGTAATGACGTCCTCGACGGTCGCGTCGTCGATGACGATTTCGAGCTTCACCTTGGGCACGAAGTCGACGGCGTACTCGGCGCCGCGGTAGACCTCGGTGTGGCCCTTCTGCTGGCCGAATCCCTGGGTCTCCGTCACGGTCATGCCGTGAACGCCTACCTGCTCGAGTGCATCCTTAATGTCGGTGAGGGTGAAGGGCTTAACGATGGCTGTCACGAGCTTCATGAAAGTCTCCTTTGTTGAAAAAGTGTGCGGCTACGCCGGTGAAACTATTTCACGTTCTTTAGAAATCATACGCACGACTCGGATTTTTTTGAGTTTGGGCTGCTCCCCCCAAAGCGTTGGGATTGGATTGGAAGGGATTCTTCGGGGGGAGCAAGTCTGATTCTGCCTAACGGATTTCCGGTCCGGCGGTGTCGTAGGCGGACTCCCCGTGCTGGTGGAAGTCGATGCCGAAGGCCTCTTCCTCGTCCTCGACCCTCCAGCCGATGGTGGCCTTGATGGCGTAGGCGATGATCGCCGCGACGCATCCCGCGAAGACCATGGCCGCGACCGCGATGACCACCTGGACGATGAACAGCTTGAAGCCGTCCGCGCCGCCGCCGGTGAGCAGGCCGGAGCCGTCCGCTAGGAGGCCGACGCCGATGGTGCCCCACAGGCCCGCGACCAGGTGGACGCCGACCACGTCGAGGGAGTCGTCGAAGCCGAACTTGTACTTCAGGCCGACGCCGAAGGCCGCGAGCACGCCGCCGATGGCGCCCAGGATGATCGAGGTGACCGGGGTCAGGGCGCCCGCCGCGGGGGTGATGGCGACGAGTCCTGCGACGACGCCGGAGGCCGCACCAAGGGAGGTGGCGTGGCCGTCGCGGATGCGCTCCACCGCGAGCCAGCCGAGCATGGCGGCGGCGGTGGCGACGGTGGTGTTCAGCCACGCGACGCCTGCCAGGCCGTCGGCGGCGAAGGCGGAGCCGCCGTTGAACCCGAACCAACCGAACCACAGCAGGGCCGCGCCGAGCATGACGAACGGGAGGTTGTGCGGGCGCTGGGGCACGCGCGGGAAGTTGCGGCGCTTGCCGATGATCAGCGCGAGCACGAGACCGGTGATACCAGCGGAGATGTGGACCACGGTGCCGCCTGCGAAGTCAATCGGGGAAATGTTCGCCTCACCGTCGGTGGTGCCGAACATCCAGGCGGCGAAACCGGTCTCGCCGTGGGAGAGCAGGCCGCCGCCCCAGACCATGTGGGCCAGCGGGAAGTAGACGAAGGTCGCCCACAGACCCGCGAAGACCATCCAGGAGCCGAACTTCACGCGTTCTGCGATCGCGCCGGAGATGAGCGCGGTGGAGATTACCGCGAAGGTCAGCTGGAAGCCGACATCGATAATGTTTGCGTAGCCGTAGGCACCCGCGATGTAGTTGCCGTCCGCGTCGGTGATGGAATCCTTCAGGCCGAAGAACTCGAACGGGTTCGCGAAGATTCCTGCGATATCCTGGGTGCCGTAGGACATCGACCAGCCCCACAGGACGTAGATGATGGACACAAGCCCGAGCGCCCCGAAGGACATCATCATCATGTTCAGCACTGACTTCTGCCGGGACATACCGCCGTAGAAGAAAGCAAGCGCTGGGGTCATGAGCAAAACGAGGGACGCTGAGATCAGCATCCAGCTGGCGTTACCTGAAGCCATTGCGACATCGTCTGGAGTCACGTCGGGCCTCCCCTTCTCTTAACACTCTGTTTTAGGATTTGAGGTCTCGCGATGCGGCGGCCGACTCGGTCGTCCTCCCCAGGCTTGATAGCGGCTGAGCAGGGCCGAGGCGGAGGGTATGCGCCGCATCAGCGCGTCCTCACGGTTTTTAACTATAGACCAATAGGTTCGATTTCTATAACCCGACAGGCACCGTGTTTTCGCTCACCCCCTCCCCGCCCGGCAAACCCCCAGTTCAGAATACCTATCGAGCATTAGGTAAGTGCCACCCCCGGCGGGCACAAAACGCCGCCACCGAATCATTCGGTGGCGGCGCACGTCCGGCGAGGGCTAGTGACCGCCCAGCAAGGCGTCGACAAAGCCCTCGACCTCAAACGGCGCGAGATCGTCGGCACCCTCGCCGAGGCCAACGAGCTTGACCGGAACGCCGAGCTCGTTCTGGACGCGGAAGACGATGCCGCCCTTGGCGGTGCCGTCCAGCTTGGTCAGCGCGACGCCGGTGATCTGCACGACCTTGGAGAATTCCTGGGCCTGGATCATGCCGTTCTGGCCGGTGGTGGCGTCGAGAACGAGGAGAACCTCGTCGACCACTGCCTTCTTCTCCACGACGCGCTTGACCTTGCCCAGCTGGTCCATGAGGTTCGCAGAGTTGTGCAGGCGGCCAGCGGTGTCGATGAGCACGACGTCCGCGCCGCGGTTGACGCCCTCGCTGACGGCGTCGAACGCGACGGACGCGGGGTCCGCTCCCTCCTTGCCACGCACAGTGACGGCTCCGACGCGGCGTCCCCACGTCTCGAGCTGGTCGGCGGCGGCCGCGCGGAAGGTGTCGGCGGCGCCCAGGACCACGCTGTGGCCCATGGACACCAGCACGCGGGCGAGCTTGCCCGTGGTGGTGGTCTTGCCGGTGCCGTTGACACCGACAACCAGGATGACCGCTGGCTTGCCCTCGTAAGGCATCGCCTTGATCGAGCGGTCCATGTCGGGCTGGCCCGCCTTGATCAGCACCTCCCGCAGCATCGCGCGGGCCTCCTCCTCGCTGGACACGCCGCGGGAGGCGATCCTCTCGCGCAGCTCGTCGACGACCTCGGCGGTGGTGCCCGCACCCAGGTCGGCCTGGACGAGCTCGTCCTCGACCTCCTCCCAGGCGTCGTCGTCGAGGTCGCCGGCGGAGATCATGCCGAGGACGGACTTGCCGAACACGCTCTGCGAGCGCGCGAGCCGGCCGCGCAGGCGGCCGATGCGGCCGGTGGCGGGGTCGATCTGGTCGAGCTGCTGCTGGGGCTCAGCCTCAGCCTCCGGCTCCTCCGCAGGGACCGGGGTTTCCTCCTTCGCCTCAGCCGCGGCCTCGGCGACGGTGGCGGCGGCAGCGGCGGCCTCGGCGGCCTCCTCTGCGACCGCCTCTTCCGGCTCCTCGGCCTCTTCAGCCTCTTCAGGCTCTTTGGGCTCCTGCGCCTCCTCGAACTCGTCGAGCTCCTCGAAGCCCTCCGGCTCCTCGGCCTCGATCTTGTCCGCCTCTGCCTCGGCGACGGACTCCTCGGTGGCCTCCGCCTCCGGCGGCACGTCCGCGTCGGTCAGCGGCTCGCCCTCGGGGTGCTCGTTGAGCTTCTCCTCGACCGGCGCTGCCTGCGGGGCGGCCTCCTCCACCACGGGAACGACCGGCACCGGCTCAGCGACAGGCTCAGCCTCAGCCTTCGCCGGGGCGAAGCTGAACCCGCCCTGCGCCTGGTAGTTGCCGGACTTCTCCTCCTGGGTCAGCTCCTTCGGCGCCTCCTCCTTCGGGGCGAAGCTCACGGTCTTGGACTTCTTGCGATTGAGCCCCAGGACCAGCGCCACGATGGCGAGCACGACGATGACGGCGACAATACCGATAATCAGTGTGGTGTTCATGCCCTCCATACTTTCATTTCTTCGCAGTTTTTACACGTCGAGGTGGAAAACCTAGGCCCCGATCCCCTGGTGCTTGACCGCGAGCACCATCGCCTCGGCGGCGACGAGGTCGCTGGTGACAAGATCGGGCACGATGTCGGCGAGCTTCGCCCAGCCCGAGGTCACCGCGTCCAGCGTCTTGGTCGAGGTGATCAGCCCGTGCGCGTGCATGCGGGCGGCCAGCGCCAGCACGAGAGAGACCACCGGCGCCAGCGACCACACGTTCTCCCGGGCGTCGGTGTCCACACCGTCGAGCTTGTCGAAGCGCACGCGCGCCATCGCGTAGAGGGTCCGGTTGGCGCTGCGCAGCGTGCGCAGCAGCGTCACGGCCGGCTGGATGAGGCTCTCGCTCGACAGCAGCTCCCCGAGTTTCTCCCGGTGGTTAAAGGTCTCGAACACCGCCAGCAGGCGCGAGCCGTCGTCCATGATGGCCCCCGGCACGATGTTCGCCCCCGCAAAGAACATGTCGAGCAGGTTCTTCTGCTGGGCTGCGTCCATGCCCGCGATCGCCACGGTGGACTTGTCGATGCACGCCGAGTCCAGCGTCGTGTCCCGCCCGGTGCGCAGGGTGTCGATGAGGTTCTGGCCCGCCAGGTCGGACAGCTGCCCCATGAGCTCCTTGACCTGGGGGTTGAGCGCACGCGCGGCGAACGCCGCCACCACCGAATCCGCCAGCTTGCGCGCGCGACCGGCCTTCTCCGGCACCTCGAACGCGGCCTCCTCCGGCTCCGCCGACAGGATCCGGTCGATCTCGCCCATGAGCTCGAGCGCGCCGATCCACGTCGCGCGGTGGACATCCTCCTGCTCCTCGACCAGGTCGCGCGAGCCGAACACGCAGCGCGCCAGCGAGGTCTCCACGATCCGGCCCGGCTGCTTCTCCGACGGAACCAGGCTCGCGGACAGCCCGGCGAGCGCCTCGTAGGGCTTCGCGCGCAGCACCGCGTGGATCGCCTTCTGGGACGGGCCGGTGGCCTGCCCCATCGTCACCATGTCCCACAGAAGCGGCATGACGTCCGCCGAGGTGGGCACCTCCTCGCTCTCTCCCGACAGGAACGCCGCCAGCTGTGCCAGCGCCGGGTCCGGGTCGGCGAAGTAGCCCGGCTGCGCGATCACGTGCGCGCTCGCGCCCGGCGCGACCGGGGCGTGCAGCGTCATGAAGCGGTCGAGCGTGTGCAGCTGGACCGCCAGCGCGCCCGCGCCCACCAGAGACTCGGGCAGCGCGATCTTCCCGTCGGCGACCTCCAGCGTGCGGGCCGGGGCCCACGGCGCGGTCAGCGGCCACACCCAGGCGCCCACGTTCTCCCCCGCACCCTCCGCGAGCAGCACCGACGGATCCTCCGTAGACGGGGAGACGGTCACCTCGGCGGCGGACTGGATATCCGCCAGCGCCACCGACACGCGCCGGTCGGTGCGCGGGTCGGTCCACTCCAGGTCGATCCGACCCGACGGCATGACCGCCGCGGACGTCGCGATGCCCTTCAGCGGCGCGACGTAGGTGTAGCCCCCGTCGGGGCTGACGAGCTTGTTCGTCTTCACCGGCGCGCCGTGGTGGTTGCGCACGGCGACCTTCGGGTCGATGAGGCGCCCGGCGGCGCGGATGCGCAGCGTGCCCTCCGGGTCGAGCACTCGCGGGCGCAGCGAGAGGCGCGACGCCCGCCACATCAGCGGCTCGATCGTCAGCGGCAGCTCAAACGCCAGGCGCGGCGGGGTAAACCGCAGCGGCAGCTGGTCGCCCTCCTCGGTGGCAACGAGGAAGTCCGCGCCCGCGGACAGCGGCGCCACGTGGACGGTCTCCGGCTGGCACAGGAACTCCTTGTCCCCCGGCTTCACCGTCAGGGTCGCCTCCGACAGCCCGCCGCCCGAGGGGATCCGGAAGGAGCGCGAGCCGCCCGAGATGTCGATGACGGCGCGCGCGCCCTCCACGATCGCGAACTCGTGCCGGAAGGACTCGTTGCGCGGCCCGCGCACCCGCACGAGGTATTCGCCCACCCACGGAGCGTCGTAAAGCTCGGGGTCGAAGACCTGGAAGACGCCGCCCTCGGCGGGGACCTCCAGCGGCTCGGGCTGGGTGATCTCCTCGCCCGCGTTCGACACGCCCGCGTAGGAGGAGATGGCCAGGTACCACGTCTCGGCGTCGCCCGACAGGGTCGGCGGGAACTCCGCCAGCAGCGAGCGGTTGAACACCGGCAGGCCCGAGGAGCTGTTGAGGCAGTCGATCGGCTCGCCCGGGTTGCGGAAGATCACGCGCTGGCGCGGGTCGATGGAGCGCACGCGGTCCATGGAGGCGCTCTGCCCCGGGGCGACTGCCGCCAGCGACGCTGCCTTCTCCACGTTGACCTCCAGGCAGGCCCAGCCGGCCCAGCCCTCCACGCGGTGGATCTCGTCGGCCACGATCTCGGTGCCGGAGACGACGTCCTTGAGCCGGACCTCCTCGGGCACGATCACCTTGAGCGACTGGTGGTGCAGCGAGAGCTTGTCGGTGACGTTCGCGCCTCGGGAGGTGAAGATCAGCGCCGCGTCCTCGGTTCCCACCACCGGCACCGTCCACGTGATCCCGTGAGTCAAGTCCTGAACCGTGACCTCACGCACCGGGTGGTCGAGGGTGACGTCGATCGGCTCGGAGAAGCCCGAGGTGTCGCCCCACAGGCTGCCCGTGCGGTAGACCTTCGTCGTGCCCTCCACGGACACGCGCCAGCTCACCTCGGGGGTCAGCCCCTCCTCGGAGGCGGGGATTCGCTGCTCCGGCAGCCGCAGGCAGATCCGGTTGCGCGCGGAGTCGAAGAGGATGCGCGGGCGCATCTCGCGGCTGGCGACGCCGACCGCGGACTCGCGCCCCAGGGTTCCCACGGGGCGCTCGCGCAGCTCGCCCGCGACGACTTCCTCGATCTGCACCGGGAGCGCGGGCGATAGCTTCGAGCGGTTGCGGTCGAACCAGCTGTCCGGGTGCTCGATGGCGAACTCCCGCAGCGCCCGCACTCCCTCCAGGATGAGGGCAGCGCTCGGCAGCCCCAGCCGCAGCGAGTCGCCGAAGAACCCCTCCAGCGATTCCACGGGAAGGGACTGGTCGATCGCCTCCAACACGCCCGGCAGCTCGTTGCTGAGCAGCCCCGCGTGGATCGCGAGCAGCGTGAGCGCCGACTGCCCCTCCGGGCGCACCAGCCCCAGCTGCTCCAGCGCCTGCGGCACGAACTCCTCGATGAGCTCCGCGGCCTCGGGGAAGCCGGCCGGGTCGAGCCCCAGCCCGCCGAGGAACTCGGCCGCGAACCGCGAGGCGTCGACAAGTTCCTGCGCGCGAGAGACGAGCGCCGTGAGCGTGAGTGCGGGGCT
This is a stretch of genomic DNA from Corynebacterium vitaeruminis DSM 20294. It encodes these proteins:
- the rpsP gene encoding 30S ribosomal protein S16, with the translated sequence MAVKIKLQRLGKIRTPHYRVVIADSRTRRDGKVIENIGIYEPKQEPSLIKIDSERAQYWLGVGAQPTEPVLALLKVTGDWQKFKGLDGAEGTLKVAEPKPSKLELFNQALAEANEGPTAEAITEKRRKAKEEAAAKAEAEAAAAAEAEAAESAESEEAPAEEAAE
- a CDS encoding HNH endonuclease; the protein is MDPIDAFAAAFTYPVALLRAVTGANVASLTARGIPATYARELTDLAPIYTRGPLAAALEENGHGLATIQIIEKLARRLPTGARHTFRLTLARMAGDVDHIHAAGRALLPATPPPKTGARITRRKNQVWSVTFTGPAATIAQLYDPFKHTRDPATALRDTITRGGVSTVLRPIVVIPLHHTTKVLDGTKDETTFCCSDGVIRTSTHIANMELDETWRFALTHPVAGPVDLVRTQRFANTKQRILATVDNPTCAWDGCTTPADECHIHHLVAWQHGGHTTSSNLATCCNYHNGVNDDHPNAPPRYGHLTRHNGKVTRVYH
- the ffh gene encoding signal recognition particle protein, which translates into the protein MFESLSDRLGQALSGLRSKGKVTEADINAVAREIRLALLEADVSLPVVRGFIKRIKERALGAEVSKALNPAEQIIKIVDQELTEILGGETRRLNLAKTPPTVIMLAGLQGAGKTTLAGKLAKHLAGQGHTPMLVACDLQRPGAVQQLQIVGERAGVPTFAPDPGTSIDSLEHEMGSSHGDPVAVARAGIEEARRQQRDVVIVDTAGRLGIDEVLMTQARNIRDAINPDEVLFVIDAMIGQDAVNTAQAFRDGVDFTGVVLTKLDGDARGGASLSIREVTGKPIMFASTGEKLEDFDVFHPERMSSRILGMGDMLTLIEQAEKTLDQEQALETAQKLGTGELTLEDFLNQMLMIRRMGPIGNILKMLPGGKQMNQVADMVDEKQLDRIQAIIRGMTPAEREDPKILNASRRKRIANGSGVSVAEVNQLVERFFEAKKMMGKMAGQMGMGGMSRSATKKKPKGRKGKNGKRKPVKNRQARGGMPGMGGMPNMAELQKMQEQMQGMGGMPGMKMPKGLENIDLNNLDFGQGKK
- a CDS encoding [protein-PII] uridylyltransferase, which gives rise to MNPTFDPTQLRTEANEKALSLLGSLVLPPGTALAATGSLARGEMTPKSDLDLVLIHTPGDTPSDVDEVWYPIWDAKMRLDYSVRTPDECAGMISADSTAALALLDLTHIAGNEELTAEARRKVLDTWRREVKKNFNDVVDTAIARWRRSGSVVTMTRPDLKHGRGGLRDLDLINALALANLCNRAQLDEERRLLLDARTLLHVHAGRARDVLDPEFAVDVALDLGFEDRYELSRALAQASKKIDDALTESLNLARNMLPRRTGIRRTVRRPIDADVVDVDGEITLSRRPDLTDPGLVLRVAAAAARTGLPVTEATWQRLQTVPPLPERFTPVVASDFFTVLSSPENTSRVVEKLDEYGLWTGLVPEWEHIRGLMPREPIHVHTIDRHSLVVVGNCAAQGVSVPRPDLLYLAALYHDIGKGYDRPHEEVGAEFVRAAADRLGLSPQDARVVETLVAQHTRIPQIATTMDPTSDEALHAVLEALGYDYLAVDLMEALVEADSTGTGPGVFSSALRAGLRTLSTRARERLSRIVPAPPTVKTRGALTLDVDQSRAMTSEAETTATLGWRGDYLRESVRVFALVAAKGWNIDSAELVVHEAASKASESTANVELSMRVYNTLGTGYDENELVQTYKSGVFSALPEIAGALTATFWDGDVLEVRTTDRRGALGTLIGALPPLRWLRMSNPGATMIVQCALEPGFDRAVVEREVTKALANR
- the glnK gene encoding P-II family nitrogen regulator GlnK, with the protein product MKLVTAIVKPFTLTDIKDALEQVGVHGMTVTETQGFGQQKGHTEVYRGAEYAVDFVPKVKLEIVIDDATVEDVITAIVDTAHTGKIGDGKVWVTPVEELIRVRTGERGTDAI
- a CDS encoding ammonium transporter, translated to MASGNASWMLISASLVLLMTPALAFFYGGMSRQKSVLNMMMMSFGALGLVSIIYVLWGWSMSYGTQDIAGIFANPFEFFGLKDSITDADGNYIAGAYGYANIIDVGFQLTFAVISTALISGAIAERVKFGSWMVFAGLWATFVYFPLAHMVWGGGLLSHGETGFAAWMFGTTDGEANISPIDFAGGTVVHISAGITGLVLALIIGKRRNFPRVPQRPHNLPFVMLGAALLWFGWFGFNGGSAFAADGLAGVAWLNTTVATAAAMLGWLAVERIRDGHATSLGAASGVVAGLVAITPAAGALTPVTSIILGAIGGVLAAFGVGLKYKFGFDDSLDVVGVHLVAGLWGTIGVGLLADGSGLLTGGGADGFKLFIVQVVIAVAAMVFAGCVAAIIAYAIKATIGWRVEDEEEAFGIDFHQHGESAYDTAGPEIR
- the ftsY gene encoding signal recognition particle-docking protein FtsY, translated to MNTTLIIGIVAVIVVLAIVALVLGLNRKKSKTVSFAPKEEAPKELTQEEKSGNYQAQGGFSFAPAKAEAEPVAEPVPVVPVVEEAAPQAAPVEEKLNEHPEGEPLTDADVPPEAEATEESVAEAEADKIEAEEPEGFEELDEFEEAQEPKEPEEAEEAEEPEEAVAEEAAEAAAAAATVAEAAAEAKEETPVPAEEPEAEAEPQQQLDQIDPATGRIGRLRGRLARSQSVFGKSVLGMISAGDLDDDAWEEVEDELVQADLGAGTTAEVVDELRERIASRGVSSEEEARAMLREVLIKAGQPDMDRSIKAMPYEGKPAVILVVGVNGTGKTTTTGKLARVLVSMGHSVVLGAADTFRAAAADQLETWGRRVGAVTVRGKEGADPASVAFDAVSEGVNRGADVVLIDTAGRLHNSANLMDQLGKVKRVVEKKAVVDEVLLVLDATTGQNGMIQAQEFSKVVQITGVALTKLDGTAKGGIVFRVQNELGVPVKLVGLGEGADDLAPFEVEGFVDALLGGH